tatcctATATTTCTCAAAGATACTTTCTGGTATGTATGATTTTATGAGATATATTACAAATTATTGGGGGATTGTTGAGTAATTAGTTTGTAACATTTGAATGGCTTAAATTGAACAGACCCATGTGTTCGTGAGAGAAAAGACGATTTTTTAAAAGTCATCTCGCAAGTTCTATAAATATAAGGACTCTCGTGAAGTAGCGTAAGTTTGCTTGCAATGTACCAGACTTTCCTAAAGACAATTGCTTGGATTCCCCTAAAAAATATATGGCAAATATCTCAACATGCACAATGAATTTGACATGAAAAATTTAGGAGTGAACTGAATAAACCATGCCAAGTTTAGAAGAAACTAAACAGGATGTGACTGTAGAGAAACATGGCCATGAATGGAATTCACGAGTCGTTTTgcatataaaaggaaaaaaggtCGTTGAGGGTGAATTAAACTACCTTACTAATTATGACAAGATGACTTCAAAATGGAAAGCTTTCCCTTACTTTTACTCAACTTGTGAAAGTAGGTTACATCACAAAGCAGATCTGCCAACACAAAAGTTGAAAACACCACATGTACACACAAATCTTCATAATAAAATAAGGCAACATGAGATTTAGTTTACTGTAATTGAAAAGAAAGCTAAAAGGATACATGTTTTAAAACCTTTGCAGCGAATTACGGAATATACTATTTTTATGAAGTAAAAATATATGTGCAAgatcaaaatatatgtataaaaattaatttttgacctacatatatgtgaagtaatgattttcaaataagatttaaaaCATATGTATAACAAGTGTTGGACCCTGCGTATAGCGGAAGTTTTAGTGCACAcagtataattttttgacaaCTACCACTTTTCAATCTATGTGAATCTATCACTGCTACTTAATTTCGACCAAAACAAGTGTTGGGTAATTCTGTCCATTACAACTTAGGTAGATAGAAAGAAATCCCtaactttcttttatttttcctgAAATTTGAACTCTGATTTTCCGTGATTTACACCCACCAGCATAAACTAATTAATGGACTGAAAGCAAAGgggaaaaagaaagaatagaaacCAGAGGTTGAACATGCACAGCACTTTGACAAAGTAAATTCTAAAAAAAGCAAGATCTTTTTTGCTTATTTCTGATGACCAATAGCTGACTCATGCAACAGTAAtcaacttttatatatatatagttctgCAAGGAATGTTTTTAAATCATCAAccaaaacataataatatttcAGTTACCTTAACAATACAGCAATCCTCTTCAAGATCAGAAGTCGCAATGAAGAACTTAATTGGTGGAAATGTTCCCATGAGTTCAGCAGTATGTTCATTTGAAAGGCAGCCAAAAAGACTACTATCCCTATCTTCTTGCCAAAACCATATTCCATCTGCAAATGCAAAAATCTTACCTAAATCAAAGCAACGTGAGTATTTTCCCCGTCTCTTGATGAAGAATCAACTCGATAATGTAGTAGTTCTAAAGAGTACTATTTAATGGCCCTTGAAAAGAAGAGATCACTGAgattgaaaattaatttttgaatatgcAGGAAAATCTGTGATTAGTAAGATGAACAAACTGGGAGAAAGGATGGATTCTCTTGCACAAGGCATCCGTGAGCATGGTAAGCATTTACATTTGAAATTAGAAATTGAAAGAGAGTATTTTGCCTTTGGAAATAAACAGTTGAATTTTTGTGATTGAAAACCAAATACTCCTCAGGCAAATTTTTCAATATTTGACGAGTGTTATCTGCATAATACTGATGGCTaaacttcaacttgcaaataatGAAGTTAGTATTTGAAAGTGAAGTCACGGCCAAACATAATTGTACACCTAAAGAACACATATAAGTGAGTCATTAAGTGCTAAGATTCATGTAAAGAAGCACttgttacatatatatacaatacaaaGTATTGATTCTAAAGTCGCAGCTATAATTATGCAGTGAGCCTAAGCCCAAAGCTAACAGAGACTGTAAAGGGAAAATTGAGCCTTGGAGCAAAAATTCTTCAAGTAGGAGGGTTGGAGAAGATATTCAAGCAGAAGTTTAGTGTTAGAGATGATGAAAAATTATTGAAGGTTTCTCAATGCTATTTATCAACTACAACTGGTCCAATAGCAGGCCTTCTCTACATCTCTACCGATAAGATTGCTTTCTGCAGTGAGAGATCAATAAAGCTCTTATCTCCAACTGGAAAGTTGCTTAGAATCTACTATAAGGTACCACTCTGCTCCGTTTTTCTTCCAGCTCTTAATTTTCTAGCCACGTAAAGCATAATCTAATAGGCCAGTTCACAATTGCAGGTGTCGATCCCAATAAGTAACATAATGAAagcaaaagaaagtgaaaataGGGAAAAACCATCACAGAAGTATATACAAGTAATTACAGAGGATGATTTTGAGTTCTGGTTTATGGGATTCCTTAATCATCAAAAGACTGAGAGATGTCTGCAGCAGGCAATTTCAAGTACTTCAAGCAGCTAAGAAGATAACtacttttttttctcattttgattTCTAATACGCCCATTCATCAATGTAAAATGTTGATGCAAAACCGAATGTACAGATCTTTTCAAACTTGTAATTAGCTCCATTGCTCAAATGTATAGCTGTCAACACAAATGTATAGACTTATTGTAAAACTAATGCAGTCAGAAGGCTAATTCATCTTTTGGGACTTGCAATAGTCATCACTTCCTAAGAGAACATTTGAGTAGCAGATCATAATGCTCCTCGAGAagcatatttaaaatattatgttaagTTCGCAACAAAGGGAGCCCCCCTTGATAATAGAAACACAATATCAGACTTTAACAGATAACAAAAGTAAGAAACTAAATGTATAAGACTAATACTAAGACCGACACGGTGCTCCAGACTACCACCAAGCCTAATCCCGTCGAAAAAGCAAGACAATGCTCCACTGCCTACTAACCATTTATCTTAATCTGCAACCTTCATacccttctatctaaggtcaaaTCTTCATAAGTTGCACCATGTCCTGTATGATCGCCTCTCCTCAATACTTTTTATATCTACCTCTACATCTGCTCGTACCTACTATATCAAACTTCTTACACCTCCTTACTGGGCCATCTACTTTTCACATGCCCAACCATATTAGTCttgcttctctcatcttgtccacCATTGAGGCCACTAACACCTTGTCCCCGATATCGTCATTCCTAATTTATCGCTCATAGTATGCCcgcacatccatctcaacatcctcattttcgcaacttacattTTTTGGACATGAGAGTTTTTGACTGACCAAGACACAGTCATCCCCATACAACAAAGtcagtctaaccaccactctatAGAATTTAACTTTAAGTTTTAAGGGGACCTTCTCATCACACAAAACTctagaggcaagcctccatATCATGTACGTCGCactaatacgatgtgtgacatcattgtCGATTGCTCCATTTCCTTGGATAAAAGACACAagataattaaaattttctctCTTATGAATAGCCTGTATATCAAGCCTCACTTTCATGCTTACCTCATACTACATCACTTAAATTGCAATCcaaatattttgttttgttcCATCTCAACATGGACCCTTTAGACTCTAGAGTTTTTATCTACGCCTCCAACAAAATGTTTACTCTGTCACGAGTCTCATCAATCGGTACTATGTTATttgcaaataacatacaccatgaCACTTCACAATGAATATGGCGCACCAATTCATCCATCAACAAGGAATATAAAAATGGGTTAAGTGTTGATCCCTAGTGCAACACCATCTCGACtagaaagtgctctgagtctaCTCCCACTGTTCTTACCCGAGTTTTGGCTCTATTATACAAGTCACCAGTACACCTTTAACCTCCTGATATTTACATAGGACTTCCCTCAAGACTTTGCCGTatgccttttctaggtcaataaacaccatatgcaagtccctctttaATTCCCTATACTTCTCCACCAATCATGTCACAAGATGAATAGCTTCTAAGTAAGTCTGTAATATTTAGATGGCTTAAATTGAACACACATTTGTCTGTAAAAGAGaatgatttttttgaaaagttaGCGTACGATAGCTTGCAATATACTAGGCGCTCAATCTTTTTCAATGTTGTTATCTATTTTTGTAACAGAAAATACAATTACTTTTTGCGCTTAAATTACCTTCTAAAAATACTTGAAATTTCtctcattatttttccaaggaAAAAGTTGGTCAAGAAGAAAATAAGTTAAATTACTCAAAAACATTAAATCATTTGTCATGCATGTATGGTGTGCTCCACATAAAGTCAGCATAAATGGCCTACAAATCTTGCCTTTACACCTAAAGATgatattaaagaaaaaggtaagataAGGTAACTTCCTTAAAAGATAAGTTAATATAATCTAGAACTGTTGGCCCTATGTAACAAGTTTAAATATTTGAATGGCTACTTTTTTCCCTATGCCTGATTTATTGAGCAACAAATCAAAGATCATGGATGACTCATTCATGATCAACAACCACTACTTAAATTTAATGTCATCAATCCGTATCATTattgtgagaaatataggagaaaaatattattgaattgtgtaaaaACAATGTTACacaaagaccctatttatagacactataaaaCAATATAAAACAATCATTtcccaagtaggatactataaactattcctaattctattcttattctaagtaggattgtgtacatctattcctattctaacactctCCCTCAAGCTGGTGCATACAAATCATATGTACCTCGCTtgttacaaatataattaatacgaggaccggtgagggacttggtgaaaatATCTACAAGCTGATCATTTGACTTCGCAAACTTTGTAACAATATCTCCTGATAACATCTTTTCTCTGAAaaagtgacaatcaatctcaatgtgcttagtcctcTCAAGAAACACTGGATTTGATGTGATATGAAGGGCGAGCAACCACACTTTGTTTTTTACTTTCCACGACACCAAATTACCTCCTACTAAAACACAATATTCGGATGTAGAACGTCTATCAGAAGGTGATCCTACCTAATTAGCATCTGTATATCCGGTAATATGCTCATAGCCATGATCCTCGAAGAGTAGttatcacgccccgggagggtaccctaggcgtggccagcactcgaaggccatttctgaccttcgaACGAATCacctggtccaatcacacattaattcaatcacattctcttagcggaaaactcaatcaatgatatactattcataatatgggggccgaaggccaaacatcttcaacataacaaaacaatataataagactcctaaAAAATAACAGTTccgtcacgccccgagagggtaccctagacgtaaccggcacccgaaggtcatttctgacctccgagcaaaccacctggtccaattactcattcgttcattcacattctcttagtggaactcaattaatgaaatacttttcatactataagggccgaaggctaaacatttacaacccaacaagaatAGTAAATTAAGACTCCTTAAGATAACAATTTaatcctccccacactccagtctacgaagcctctattcaagtctaaaaggtgtcaatgacaagcccatggctaccaacaatctaaataaaagaagagacaacaaaactgtacaagaaggcccaatatcctctgggaactaggaggactcaccggctagctggaagtgtatgtggatcttcaacggagtgccggttgatgatctctaatacctgtctctacatcatgaaacgatgcagtccaaatggcgtcagtacatagaatgtacgagtatgtaaaatggctagatgaaaccacattaagaaaacatcaatatcaactcacgacctcaactcatacatgtatacatcacaactcactcaatgtcctaagtccaacaagaatagtttagacaggactaactcataagccacttaactcaactgactcggagcactaccaaggcctaaatgggagtttctcttaaccgataACCAttacctatgagccggtgatagtacaacaattcgacgttgttgccacgtccgtctataccttgccagggtgtgaacgcctctctaatcatgagtaccatcgattagtcaagtcctatcatttcaggacaatacaaataggaaacatccgactttaacggttcgatcgcacaggaagcatccgactttaacggttccaatccctcgggaagcatccgactttaacggttccatccctacctacgttggcggcgtagtttctggggttcgagtatggactatactctcacccgcttcggtgctcgatactcctcccatgactctatgctcacaAGACTCCTcgaatcatctcaaacaagccctcacggctagttttatGTGGTACaataccacctcatcaactcggttcttatttgcaattcaattgaggcacaatgacaagtctcatttaggaccttgtccacttgccaattccttcctcatatcaactcaatcaagcctcctctatatgaacatttatgacatctcctcaagatttaacacaactctatgactttaactcaaccattcaaatagaatagcgcatttaaggaaattgacttaaacaacatattcacatggctaaagagatcaacaaaacataacaacaattcatttccatcaattcatactaatcatgaagaaattttaagGACTTCTTGGCTCAATAACTTCAATACATATAgcattatataaataggagacaaagttcatatagacatacaccataccaagaactctatttttttcatgaatatctaacctcaagcaagagtagggcaaaTGGGTGaacttagcccatgttttggatagccttacataccttgtttgaagactttgaagggaccttgatgttgggtcttcaatgggggactcaaatcttgaagctcttggactatttttgttggaaatggagaagatgaagaagagagagagagagaagctcctagggctttttagagagagagtggtgGCTGCCAAAtgggttcccaaaagaccaagggttacatatatataatttgggtaagttcccaaattgcccctcctcaaaagttctgaaaataggctaaaacgcccttggcgcgatagtggcgcgtcgcgcccttacagcgccaaggccaatcacGCCTAAAacttgcacaacttttagtggcgcatcgcgccaaggactaaactactgaggcatgtttctggcgcgtcgcgcccctacagcgccaagcccattgttctgaattctgggaatttggcctaaaaaccctgcacaacttttagtggcacgtcacgccagggaccaaactactgaggcatgtttctggcacgatagtggcgcgtcgcgcccctacagcgccaagcccattgttctgaattctgggaatttgtcCTGAAAACCCtgtacaacttttagtggcacgtcgcgccagggaccaaactactgaggcatgtttctggcgcgatagtggcgcgtcgcgcccttacagcgccaaggccatttccccagcagttacaatccaggccaaaaatgaatttcctgtcgtgctagttcatcttaggatcgtcatatcttttgactccaaactccaaagttcacattcttggtggcgttggaaagaagactcgacgacctttaattttataggtcgtgggccacccagacaGATGTCCTTCCAAAGGtagggtcattaaaagtcgacccttacatgaactaatcctaaacttagccacgacggatcctttggacttagctcggtcctaggggtcctcaatgaccccacatcacctccaacgctcttaaattcctcagggactcatcttaactcaagcacatacttcgaaataaatacaatgggccccacacgtatacaaagaaggcccAAATCTcaggaaaattttgaggggtgttacattatctccccttgggatcattcgtcctcgaatgacgggcaaccaagaatggactcggggtacaaatcataatcaaagctcagtcattcaatcaattatTAATCAAGACTCGAAATGCATAAATAAATTCAATGTCGAGAAAAAGGACATTACCTTCGACAACCTCcttggtaggcacgaatagatgtggatatttggatttcatggcttcctccgcttcccacgtggcttcctcaacaaattgattcctccacaaaaccttgactgaggcgacttctttgttcctcaatttgcggatttggcgatcaagaatttggattgggacctcctcataggataagttatccttaactccaatgctgtcaatggggactaccaacgagggatcgcccaagcactttttcagcattgaaacatggaacaccggatgaatagaagctagctctgagggtaagtccaactcatacGCAACACTCCGAcccgcctcaaaatttggtgcggaccaatgtatcgaggattaagtttccccttcttcccaaacctcatgactcccttcatgggtgacactttcaaatacacccaatcatctacctcaaactctaagtctctcctcctctcaTCGGTGTacgatttttggcgactttgggctgtctttagcctctctcggataattcgtaccttctccatggcttggtgaacgaggtcaggcccaatcaactcggcttcaccaacttcaaaccacccaatgggcgatctacacctcctcccatacaaggcttcataaggagccatttgaatacttgcatgatagctattgttatatgcaaactctatgagaggcaagtgatcatcccaatttcccttgaagtcaagcacacacgccctcaacatatcttccaatatcTGAATGGTGCgttctgcttggccatctgtttagggatggaaggctgtactcaagttcacccttgaacctaatcccttctgaaaggatttccaaaatttggaagtgaattgagctcctctgtctgagatgatagacaaagggaccccatgcaatctgacgatctcctatatatacaaccttgcataatattctgcggtatcagtagtcttaactgccaagaagtgagctgatttcgtcattctatccacaatcacccaaatggaatcatgttgctttcgggacttcggcaagcctgtaataaagtccatgttgatcacctcccacttccattctggaatttctatgttttgggctaaaccacatggtctttgatgctcaaccttcacttgttgacaattcgggcatttggaaacgaattccgcaatatctctctttattcccctccaccaatagatttctctcaagtcatggtacatttttgtagagcccggatgaatagaatatctagaactatgcgcttcggccataatcctttctcgaacatcatcaacatccgtcacacacaatctattttggtaccgcaatacaccatctcccccttaggtaAAAACTAtaacctcttgtttgtgaaccaCTTCCTTCAAtaggagaaggacgggatcttggtcttgcttctccttcacctctgccacaagtgaggatgtagacccatcctaaactataactccgccttcattgttctcttccagatgaactcccaatcgggctaatcatTGTACCTCCTTTACcaattctctctttccttcctccacgtgggcaGTGCTAACCATAGACagcctgctaagagcatcagcaacaacattagccttacctggatggtagaggatgctcatgtcgtagtccttgagtagctcaagccatcttgtttgcctcaggttgagttccttctggctgaagacatattacaggctcttatggtcggtgaatacatcaacatgcactccatacaagtagtggtgaCAAATATTTAGCACAAATagcacagctgccagctcaaggtcatgagttgggtaattcttctcatgaaccttaagctgtctcgaagcccaggctatcacctttcccctctgcatcagtacacagcCCAACCCGATTCTAGATGTatcacaatagaccacaaaACCCTCTGTCCCATCGGGCAGAGTTAGAACAgaagcagtggttagcttggtcttcaatttctggaaactctcctcacaagcatcggaccattagaacttagccttcttttgggtcagcttagtcaatggtgatgatatggatgagaacccCTCTacgaaccttcgataatagccggccaaacctaAAAAGCTTCTTGTCTccgtcggggatgtgggtctaggccaactcttcactgcctcaattttctgagcatcaacctgaataccatctccagatacaatgtgtcctaagaaggccactgatgcaagccaaaattcacatttagagaactttgcatacaatacctggtctctcaaagtttgcaagatgactctaagatgatgggcatgctccttctcattcttggagtaaaccagaatatcatctatgaatacaatcataaacatatcaagatacggtttgaatactcggttcatgagatccataaaagtggcgggggcattagtcaacccaaaggacatgaccaagaaTTCGAAGTGGCCATAACAAGTCcagaaagcagtcttcggaatatcacattctctcatcttcaactggtggtagccggatctcaagtctatctttgagaaacaagtggcaccttgaagttgatcgaacaagtcatctattctggggagagggtatttgttattcgcggtgaccttattcaactgcctgtagttgatacacattctaagggacccatccttctttcgcacaaataagaccggagcaccccatggtgagatactcggcctaatgaatcccttatctaacaagtccttcagctgctccttcaactccttcaacttagccggagctattctatatggaggaattaagataggctgggtatcagggagaacatcaatcccgaagtcgatctccctgtcaagagggactctaggcagatcttcaggaaagacatccgaaaactcgttgacaatcggaaccgactcaagagatggagactcaatgatgtcatctttcactcggacaaggtgataaataaactcttttgagattagcttcctggccctaaggtatgaaataaacttacccttaggcataataggactacccttccactctatgacagcctcattcgggaatttgaatgtgacaatttg
This sequence is a window from Solanum dulcamara chromosome 10, daSolDulc1.2, whole genome shotgun sequence. Protein-coding genes within it:
- the LOC129870773 gene encoding putative GEM-like protein 8, coding for MKNLIGGNVPMSSAVCSFERQPKRLLSLSSCQNHIPSANAKILPKSKQRKSVISKMNKLGERMDSLAQGIREHVSLSPKLTETVKGKLSLGAKILQVGGLEKIFKQKFSVRDDEKLLKVSQCYLSTTTGPIAGLLYISTDKIAFCSERSIKLLSPTGKLLRIYYKVSIPISNIMKAKESENREKPSQKYIQVITEDDFEFWFMGFLNHQKTERCLQQAISSTSSS